Proteins encoded in a region of the Equus asinus isolate D_3611 breed Donkey chromosome X, EquAss-T2T_v2, whole genome shotgun sequence genome:
- the LOC106835930 gene encoding melanoma-associated antigen B18-like gives MPRGQKSKLRAREKRRQARAETKGLEGAQATAAAEGESPSSACPPFGGEPQNLPAAEIPSTPLAPQGAPSTTNTMAADSCTYPDEDSSQDEKNATSSKGTKGRSGDPLNDKVVLMVQFLLQKYQKKEPITKADMLKLVTKKYKPHFNEILRRSSEYMELAFGVDLKEVDPIRHWYALVNKLELTFDGTMNNEEGMPKTSLLMIVLSVIFMQGNCAPEEEVWKVLNMMGVYADRKHFIYGEPRKIITEDLVQLNYLEYQQVPNSDPPRYEFLWGPRAHAETSKMKVLEFLARLHDTIPSAFPSWYEEALKDEEERARARAAARAHTAAAMASARSRAMARNFSHTK, from the coding sequence ATGCCTCGAGGGCAGAAGAGCAAGCTCCGTGCCCGCGAGAAACGCCGCCAGGCCCGTGCTGAGACCAAGGGGCTGGAGGGTGCTCAGGCCACTGCAGCAGCAGAAGGAGAGtccccctcctctgcctgtcCTCCCTTTGGAGGTGAACCTCAGAATTTGCCTGCTGCTGAGATACCTAGCACTCCTCTGGCGCCTCAGGGAGCCCCATCTACCACCAACACTATGGCAGCTGATTCATGCACCTATCCAGATGAAGATTCCAGCCAAGATGAGAAAAACGCCACATCCTCCAAGGGCACTAAGGGCAGGAGCGGAGATCCTTTAAACGACAAGGTGGTTTTGATGGTGCAGTTCCTGCTGCAGAAGTATCAAAAGAAAGAGCCAATTACGAAGGCAGACATGCTGAAGTTAGTTACCAAAAAATACAAGCCTCATTTCAATGAGATCCTCAGGAGATCATCTGAGTACATGGAGCTGGCCTTTGGTGTTGATTTGAAGGAAGTGGATCCCATCAGGCACTGGTATGCCCTTGTCAACAAACTAGAGCTCACTTTCGATGGAACAATGAATAATGAGGAGGGCATGCCCAAGACCAGCCTCCTGATGATTGTGCTGAGTGTGATCTTCATGCAAGGCAACTGTGCCCCCGAGGAGGAGGTCTGGAAAGTGCTGAATATGATGGGTGTATATGCTGATAGGAAGCACTTCATCTATGGGGAGCCCAGGAAGATCATCACCGAAGATTTGGTGCAGCTAAACTACCTGGAGTACCAGCAGGTGCCCAACAGTGATCCTCCACGCTATGAATTCCTGTGGGGTCCAAGAGCCCATGCTGAAACCAGCAAGATGAAAGTCCTGGAGTTTTTAGCCAGGCTTCATGATACCATCCCCAGTGCCTTCCCATCCTGGTATGAAGAGGCTTTGAAAGATGAGGAAGAGAGGGCCCGAGCCAGAGCTGCAGCCAGGGCTCATACCGCTGCTGCCATGGCCAGTGCACGTTCCAGGGCCATGGCCAGAAACTTCTCCCACACTAAGTGA